ACAGGGTTTTCGATGATCCTGTGGGAGCGAGCTCACTCGCGATTTTTTTTGGATAACCCCCGAATTCCGGGGGTTTCACGGAGGTATAGAATTTTTGCTCTAAAATGACTGCTTGCTATTCTTGAGTCATTAAAGTGACTGTAGAGGCTCTTTTTGGCTCTAGTCGGCCCTTGGCAAAGCTGCTACTCTCGGCGCGCTTTTGTGACTTCTCGGCCTATATAAAAGCCAGATTCACCCTAAAAACACACACCAATAATAATCGCATCAAATGCGGTGATGAATTCGCGTTGCTGAGGAGTGGGCTTCCATGATCGAAGACTTTTGGAAGGATAAGTACCCTGCCGGGATTGCTGCCGACATCAATCCAGACGAGTATCCGAATATTCAGGCAGTGTTGAAGCAATCCTGCCAACGCTTCGCCAACAAACCGGCTTTCAGCAACCTGGGCAAGACAATCACCTACGGTGAACTGTACGAATTGTCCGGTGCCTTTGCCGCTTACCTGCAACAGCATACCGACTTGCAGCCCGGTGATCGAATCGCCGTGCAACTGCCTAACGTGTTGCAGTACCCGGTCGCCGTATTCGGCGCCATCCGCGCCGGGCTGATCGTGGTCAACACCAACCCGCTGTACACCGCGCGGGAAATGGAACACCAATTCAACGACTCCGGGGCCAAAGCCCTCGTCTGCCTCGCCAACATGGCGCACCTGGCCCAGACCGTCGTGCCGAAAACCGGCGTCAAACATGTCATCGTCACTGAAGTCGCCGACCTGCTGCCGCCGCTCAAGCGCCTGCTGATCAACAGCGTCATCAAGTACGTGAAGAAAATGGTCCCGGCGTATCACCTGCCGAAAGCCGTCAAGTTCAACGACGTGTTGAGCAAGGGCCACGGCCAACCGGTCGCCGAAGCCAACCCGGACAGCGGCGACGTTGCCGTGCTGCAATACACCGGCGGCACCACCGGCGTGGCGAAGGGTGCAATGTTGACCCACCGCAACCTCGTGGCGAACATGCTGCAATGCAAGGCGCTGATGGGTTCCAACCTCAATGAAGGCTGCGAAATCCTCATCACGCCGCTGCCGCTTTATCACATCTATGCCTTCACCTTTCATTGCATGGCAATGATGCTGATCGGCAACCACAACATCCTGATCAGCAACCCGCGCGACTTGTCGGCGATGGTCAAGGAACTGTCGAAGTGGAAGTTCAGCGGTTTTGTCGGCCTCAACACGCTGTTTGTTGCGCTGTGCAATAACGAAGCGTTCCGCAAACTGGATTTCTCGGCGCTGAAAGTCACTTTGTCCGGCGGCATGGCCCTGCAATTGGCCGCTGCCGAACGCTGGAAAGCAGTGACCGGTTGCGCCATCTGCGAAGGTTACGGCATGACCGAAACCAGCCCGGTGGCCACGGTCAACCCGATCCAGAACATCCAGATCGGCACCATCGGCATTCCGGTGCCGTCGACTCTGTGCAAAGTCATCGACGATGCCGGCGTTGAACAGCCACTGGGCGAAATCGGCGAGCTGTGCGTCAAGGGCCCGCAGGTGATGAAGGGCTACTGGCAGCGCCAGGACGCCACCGATGAAATGCTCGACAGCGAAGGCTGGTTGAAAACCGGCGACATCGCGATCATTCAGCCAGACGGCTACATGCGCATTGTCGATCGCAAGAAAGACATGATTCTGGTCTCCGGTTTCAACGTTTATCCGAATGAGCTCGAAGACGTGCTGGCGACTTTGCCAGGCGTGCTGCAATGCGCGGCCATCGGCGTGCCGGACGAGAAGTCGGGCGAGGCGATCAAGATTTTCATCGTCGCCAAACCGGGCGTGACGCTGACCAAGGAACAGGTGATGGAGCACATGCGCGCCAACGTCACCGGTTACAAAGTCCCGCGTTCCGTGGAATTTCGCGATGCGCTGCCGACCACCAACGTCGGCAAGATCCTGCGCCGCGAACTGCGCGACGAAGAACTGAAAAAGCTCGGCCTGAAGAAATAAAACACGCTGAAACACAAAAGCCCCGCAGATGCGGGGCTTTTTGTTTGCAGCTCGATTTCACGAGGACTCTGTGGCGAGGGGGCTCGCCCCCGTTGGGCCGCGAAGCGCCCCCGAACGTGCGATTTTATGACTGCTTCGCAGCCGGACGGGGGCGAGCCCCCTCGCCACAGTGGTCCGGCGTTACAAGCGGAACGGCGCGAAATTGACGTTGGTCCCCGTCGGACGCATGTCCTGCAGGTACGAGTCCTTGTCGGCGCTCAACTCCAGGCTCAACGCGGCTTTGCGCTTGCCTTCGTTGCGCACCACCAGGCCTTCGAGTTTCTCGCGCAGGAACACCGTCGGCACTTTCAAATGCACCAGCTCGTCGGTGTCCGGCGTGTGCATCAGCAAATGCACCCATTCGTACTGACCGACGGCCAGCCGTGCGACCGGAATATCAAACCACCAGATGTTGCGATTGCGGTTCAATTCGGTGAAATGGCAGTTGTTGACGCCAAGCACAGCACCGCCGAGTTCCTGGTTTCTGCGGGCAATGGCCTGCTTTTTATCGAGTTTCATAACATTCCTACGGGATTGGATCTTCAGCGCCTGGGCCTGAATACGTTGCGCATTCTCGGGGGTTGGCGGGCAAACATAAAGCCCAACCTTTGCGCCGCGATGAAATGTCGCTGAAAAAATAAATGAAACTCCCGCCAATGGCCGCCGGTCAATCTTTGTGTAACGACTTTCCCCGTTAAATGTTCACAGGAGAAACACCATGAGCAGCACTGGCGATAAAGTTAAAGGCATGGCAAACGAAGCAGTCGGCAACGTCAAACAAGGCGTAGGCAAAGCGACTGACAACGACAAATTGCAAGTCGAAGGCAAGGTTCAGGAAAAGAAAGGCGAAGCTCAACAAGCTGTGGGCAAAGCCAAGGACGCCGTCAAGAAGGGCGTCGACAAGGCGTGATCGCCTGGTTAAATGCAGCAAAAAGACGGCCATTCACGGATGGCCGTTTTTGTGTCAGATGCACCGGATTAAAACGAAATTGTTTCAAAGTCGCCAAACAGGCTACTTTGATGTAGAAAACGGACCCTGAGTCGCCACGACTTCAACCTTTTTGCGGCGAAAGGAGACGCTAATGATTTTCCCGGACATGAAACGCCTGCCCCTGCACCGCGTGATGGTGCGTACGGTCAAAGAATTCATCGATGATGAAATGTCGACCTACGCTTCCGCGCTGGCTTACCAAATGCTGTTCTCGCTGTTCCCCTTCATTCTTTTCCTGATTGCCCTGATCGGTTTCCTGCACCTGCCGGACTTTTTCTCGTGGCTGCGCCTGCAATCGGAATTGGTTCTGCCGCCTCAGGCGCTGGAACAAGTGAACCCGGTCATCGACCAGTTGCAGCAATCGAAAGGTGGTCTGCTCTCGATCGGTATCGTTATCGCCCTCTACACCGCCTCATCGGGCGTGCGCCTGATGATGAGCGCGATGAACGCGGCGTATGACGTGGTCGAAGGCCGGCCGGTGTGGAAGCGCTTTCCGCTGTCGATTTTCTACACCATCGGCATTGCCGGGATGCTGCTGATCGCCGCCGCGTTGATGGTGCTCGGGCCGCAAGTGATGGGCTGGATTGCCGCGCAAGTCGGGCTCGAAGACTTCATCGTCACGGTGTGGACCATCGCCCGTTGGCCGGTGATCGTGATTCTGATGATGGTCGCGGTGGCGTTGATCTACTACGTGATGCCCGACGTCAAACAGGAATTCCGTTTCATCACGCCAGGCTCGGTATTGGCCGTGGTGGTATGGATCAGCGCGTCGCTGGGTTTCGCGTTCTACGTCAAAACATTCGCCGATTACAACGCCATGTATGGGAGTATCGGCGCGATCATTGTGCTGTTGCTGTACTTCTACATTTCCGCTGCCGTGTTGCTGCTTGGTGCGGAGATGAATGCGGTGATCGAGCATATGTCGACTGAGGGTAAAGACCCCGGTGAAAAAGTCCCCGGCGAAAACGACCAGGAAGACACCAAACAACACGTTTCGGGACTGGGACGAGATCACTCGCTCAAGCCGAACACTGACGAAGTCTGAACATGATCCGTGAAATCCTGAAAATGGGTGATGAGCGCCTGCTGCGCATCGCCCCGCCTGTACCGTCAGAAATGTTCGACAGCCCTGAGTTATGGGAATTGATCGACGACATGTTCCAGACCATGGAAAGCGTCGGCGGCGTTGGCCTGGCCGCGCCGCAAGTGGGCGTCGATCTGCAACTGGTGATCTTCGGTTTCGAGCACAGCGAACGCTATCCCGACGCCGAAGCGGTGCCGCAGACGATTCTGATCAACCCGTTGATCACGCCGCTGAGCCCGACTCTGGAAGAGGGGTTCGAAGGTTGCCTGTCCGTGCCCGGTTTGCGCGGCGCGGTGCAGCGCTACGAGCATATTCGTTATGAAGGTTTTGATCCGAAGGGCCAGCCGATTGTGCGCATCGCTTCGGGGTTTCATGCGCGGGTGGTGCAGCACGAATGTGATCACCTGATCGGCCGTTTGTACCCTTCGCGGATTACCGATTTCAGCAAATTCGGCTTCACCGAAGTGCTGTTCCCGGAACTCGACCCGGCCGCCGACGAATAACCCCGCAGCGCCAAAAATCTACGGTAGGAGCGAGCCTGCTCGCGATGGGGCCATGTCAGCCACCTTGATAGTGACTGACACAGCGCTTTCGCGAGCAGGCTCGCTACTGCAGGTTCGATGTGTCTCTAGCCCAATCCCATCGCAATCATCGGTTTGCTCCGTGCATACCGGGCCAATCGCTCGACCATCGCGTAGGGCATTTGCGGGTCGAACGTAAATCCGCGTCGCTCATAAAACCCGCGCAAATCCGGATGGCAGTACAACCACACCGGGCTGTCGAGGCCCTTGACCGCTTCGGCAATCAGCGCCGCCGCGATCCCTTGTTCGCGACACGCCGGATCGACAAACAACCCGGTCAGCCAATAACCGCCCGCCACCGGCCGCAAGCACAATGCAGCGACGATTTCGCCACGCCGCGCCACCCACAATCGTGCATCGCGCACCGCTTTCATCGGAGATTGGTGGGCGCGGTAGAACTTGTTCATCAGCGGCCATAACGGCTCGTCGAGCAGGGCGTATTGGGTGTCTGGCATGGGCCTGGGCTGTCGGTCGGTAAAGTCGGCGATTATAAAAGAACGCGCGCGCGGCGATAGGTGTATACCTGACCTCACATCCCGTATGAGTGGAGTACGTATCATGGCCAAAGGCATGGATTCAAAGAAAGCAGCGAAGAAAAAACCGGCAAAAACCGCCGATGAGAAACGCGCGGACAAGAAGGCCAAAAAGGTGGACGTATTCGGGCATTAACAACGAGTTTTAACAATCAACAAAAAACCTGTGGCGAGCGAGCAAGCTCGCTCGCCACACATGCTCTCAAGTCTTACGCCGTTTCTACCGCCAGCACTGCTTTCACCGCGGGCCGCGCCTCTACCCGCGCCTGAAACTGCGCCAACGCTGGCCACTGATTCAAATCAATCGCAAACAACGACGTCCAGCGCAGCACGGTAAACAGGTACGCATCCACCACGCTGAAGCCGCTGGCCAGCAAATAATCCTGCTTTTCCAGGGTTGCGGTCAGCACCTTGAAGCGCTTGAACAACTTCTCTTTGATCTGCGCTTTAGTCTCTTCCGGAAACTGCGAGTTGAACAGCCAACCCAGTCCGCCATGAATCTCGGTCGATACAAAGTTCAGCCATTCCTGCAAACGCACACGCTCGAAACTGCCGTTGGCCGGTGCCAGTTTGGCCTCGGGGCGCAGGTCTGCGAGGTATTGCAAAATGGCCGGGCCTTCGGTCAACACCTGACCGTCGTCCAGTTGCAGCGCCGCGACATAACCTTTGGGATTGATCGCGAGAAAGTCGTCACCGGCGGCGGTTTTCTTGGTTTTGTTATCGATACGAACCAACTCGAACGGCAGATCGAGTTCGCGCAGCACAATGTGCGGTGCCATCGAGCAGGCTTGCGGGGCGAAATATAACTTCATGGGAAGCGCTCCAGGTGGACGAAGCCTTCCAGTGTCAGGCGTGCAACGCGGCTGGGTAAAATGAAATTTTAAATAGTTGATGGCGCCGAAACCGTCGGCCAAGTCCGGCATTTGTCCTGAACACCCTGAATACTGGCCGACTGCTGGCCTTGCGCGGTTAATGGCGCTGGCTATGCTTAGCCATAACTAACTGTCCAGATCAGATTTCACCGCGTTCGACATCACCAGAGTGCGCAACCAACGCACCGATTTTCACAACACGGAGCTGTGCGGTAAATGGAGTTACTTACCAAAACGTTAGGGCTGGCCCGACCGGGCTATCAAGAGAAGGATGTCTTGATAAGAGCGTTGCTGCATGGACGTTCCGATTGAACATCACCTATCACCTGACACTTCCTGCCCTTGGCGGGATGCGTGTGCCTGTTTCATGACCATTTGAAAGACCGACAACTTTCATCAATCAGAAGACCGCGCTTAAGGTGATAGAACCATGTTCAACCTACATCACAAGGCTGATTTGCAGCAGATCGAGCGCTTCACTTGCGCGCTGACCGAAGCCAACGCCAAGTTGGCGGCGGTGAGTCGCTCGATGGCGATGATCGAGTTCAGCCCGGAAGGCATTGTGCTCGACGCCAATGAACACTTCTGCGCGACCATGGGTTACAGCGTCGAAGAAGTACGCGGTAAACATCACCGCATATTCTGTGAAGAAGCGTTCTACCGCAGCGAGGAATACGCCAGGTTATGGCGTGACTTGGCGCGCGGCGAGCCGGTCAGCGGTACGTTCCAGCGGTTGAACAGGGCCGGTCGGGAGATTTGGCTCGAGGCCAGTTACATGCCGGTCTATGGGCCGGATCGTCAGGTTAAAAGTGTGATCAAAGTGGCGTCGGACATTTCCGATCGCATCTACCAAGAGCATGAAAACGAAAGCATGCTCGCCGCTATCGGGCGCTCGATGGCAGTGATCGAGTTCACCCCGGATGGCCGGGTGATTACCGCCAATGAGAACTTCCTGAAGACCATGCATTACTCGCTGAATGAAGTAGTCGGTCAGCATCACAGCCTGTTTTGCCATCGCGCCGAAGCCGAGTCGCCGCAGTACAAGGCGTTCTGGGCGTCACTCAATCGTGGCGAATATCACTCGCACCGTTTTGAACGCAAAGACAAGTACGGCCATACGGTTTATCTGGAAGCGTCATACAACCCGCTGTTCGACAGCAGAGGCCGGTTGTACAAAGTGGTGAAGTTCGCCAGCGACATCACCAACCAGGTCACCACTCTGCAATCTGCTGCGGAATCGGCGCACAGCACCTCGGTACAAAACGACGCCTGCGCGCAGAAAGGGTCGCAAGTGGTTCAGCAGACCGTGCAGATCATTCAGGACATTTCCCGCGACCTTAACGAAGCCGCCGTCAGCATTGATGCTGTAAGCAAACAGTCCGACATCATCGGCAGCATCGTCCAGACCATCCGCGGCATTGCCGACCAGACCAACTTGCTGGCACTTAACGCCGCCATTGAAGCGGCGCGCGCGGGCGAGCATGGGCGTGGGTTTGCGGTGGTCGCCGACGAAGTCCGCAGCCTCGCCGCGCGAACTAGCCAGGCAACTTTGGAGATTGTCGAAGTGGTGCGCAAAAACCATGATTTGTCGCTGAGCGCGGTCACCAGCATGCAATCGAGTCTGAGCCGAACCGGTCTAGGGGTGGAACTGGCGAACGAGGCAGGGGAGGTGATTCTGGAGATTCAACAAGGTTCGCGGCATGTCGTCGATGCGATCAGCCAGTTCAACTCGACGTTGCAGTTGAACTGAACAATTGAACAATACCCCTCCGCAAGATAAGTCCGGAGGGGTAGCACATCAGATCGCGTAAATATCGAATACGCCTTCTTCAATGCTTAACGTTTCCTCGCCGCCACCGCTTGGATTTCCCGTCACTTTCAGCTTGAAGTTGCCAGTGCAATTGCCATTAGTGACGGTGAGGATCAAGTCGCCCTCGATGATATTGAATCCATATCTGTTGTAGGTGAACCGTGCATTGCTACTGGTCAGAGGGATTGGATACGTGCCGTCGCCACGGGGTGGATCGATGGTGAAATCAAAATAGCGACCGCCGTCGACGGTATCGCCGATATGGATATAGTTGATCCTTTTCGGAAAGAGCGAGCCATAGTTGATCACGAAGCTTGAACCTTCAAAATCAATAGGCAGATGCTCTCCGTCACTCAGGAACTTGGCCGTGCACGTCCCGGAAAAGTTTTTTGGCGATTGGGCTGACGTGAGTGATTGGGTGCCTTTTGCTGACATGTAAACCTCCAGTGTTTATCGATCATCAGGGGCGCGCATGTGAATGCCGTGCGCATTCATGATTCTTCGAGCGCCATGGAGTGTCTACTGTCAGAACTTACAGGTCAGCCGCAACACCGCCCGAATAGGGGCAGTGTTTGCCAGGTTGTGGCTGTTCGCTTAGAGCGCAGCGAGGAACTTGTCGACCACTTGCTGGCCGTCAGCCTTGTCACTGCTGCCGTTGTCCTTGTCGGCCTGCGCCAGTTTCATTTTGTCTTGCAAACGCTCGGCGATCTCTTTGCCAATCGCCACTTGCTGCGCCGGCGGCATGGCTTTCAGTTGGTCTTCGGTAATGCCCATCTCTTGCAGAATGCTGTCGCGCAAACGCTGTTCCGGGGTCTTGCTCATGTAGTCCTTGAAGTCGGCCATGGCCGCGCTGTCGGTGGACTTGCTTTTGTCTTCTTCCGGCACCGAGGCCTGCAACGCCACGCGGGTTTTGGCGAAGGCTTCATCCACGTTGTCGTTGATGGTGCTCGCCGCGCTGACTTGTTGGGTCGCGGACGTCAGCCCGGAGGACTGCGCGTTGGTGCTGTCCTGCTTGATTTGCGCGATGGTGTTTTGCGCGTTCTGGATCAAACCGCTGTACAGCGCGCTCGCGGCGGCCGTGGTCGGGTCCATGTCCGTGCGTTGGGTTTGCTGAATGATCGAAGCTTTCTGGGCACTGACCAACATGATGAATAGCCTGTAGGTAATTGCTGTTGATTGTGTAGGAGCAATTAGCGTGCCGCCGCTGAAACGCCGGTTTTACGCGGCGATTCAGGCGTGGCGGCGGTCAGTTATTGCCGCTCGGCGGCAGACGGTCACCGCTTCAGCGGTGGGCAATGTTCTCCAGTGCCAGGTTGCGCGTACGCGGGCCGAAGTAACCGATGGTGATCATCACGATCAACATGCTGCTGACAATGAAGGCCAGCACCCCCGGTGTGCCGAAGTGTTCGAGGAAAATCCCGATCAGCAGACTGCTGAACACCGTCGACAAACGGCTGAACGAGTAACAGAAGCCCACGGCCCGTGCGCGGATGTTGGTCGGGAACAATTCACTTTGGTAGGAGTGGTAGGCGAAGCTCAGCCAGGCGTTGCAGAAGGTGATCAGCACCCCGCAGACGATCAGCCCCAACGCGCTGGTTTGCAGGGCGAACAAAGTGCCGAAGGTCATGGCGCCGAGGGCCGAGCCGACGATCTGCCATTTGTTCTCGAAACGGTTGGCGAACTTCACAAACAGCAACGGCCCGAGCGGGTAGGCGAGGGTGATGATGAAGGCGTACATCAAACTGTGCGTCACGCTGACGCCCTGACCGGACAAAAGCGCCGGCAGCCAGTTGCCGAAACCGAAAAAACCGATGGCCTGAAACACGTGGAAAACAATCAGCATCAGCGCCCGACGTCGATACGGCGGCTGCCAGATATCAGCGAATCGCCCCGCGCCCTGCACGTCTACCGCCGCCAGTTCCGGCTCATCCAGCGCTTTGCCCTGATCCTTCACGCAACGCGCTTCGATGTTATCGAGAATCCTGCTCGCCTCATCGAAGCGCCCATGCTGTGCCAACCAGCGCGGCGACTCCGGCAGGCGCGAGCGCAGCCACCAGATAAACAGCGCAAACACCGCACTCGCCAACACCACCCAACGCCAGCCGGACACGCCGAACGGCGCTTGCGGCACCAGCCACCAGGACATCAGCGCCACCGCCGGCACTGACAGAAACTGCACAAAAAAAGCGAAGGCAAACGCCGAACTGCGCATGCGTTTCGGCACCAGCTCCGAGAGGTAGGCGTCGATGGTCACCAACTCGATGCCCAAGCCAATGCCCACCAGAAAGCGCATGCAGATGATGCCCAGTGCCGAACTCTGCACGCCCATCGCCACGGTCGCGACCGTGTACCAGATCAGCGCAAAGGTGAAAATCGCTCGCCGGCCGAAGCGGTCGGCCAATGGGCTGAGCAGGCTCGCACCGAGGAACAGACCGAGAAATGTCGCCGAGGCAAACGCAGCTTGATCGGAAAAACCAAACACGCCGCCACTGCCGGTGGCGAAGATGCCATCGCGGATCAGACCGGGGCTGATGTAAGCGGTCTGAAACAAATCGTACAGCTCGAAAAACCCGCCAATCGACAGCAACGCCACCAGTTTCCAGATTGTGGAAACGGCGGGCAGGCGGTCGATACGAGCGGAAATCTGCGCGGCACGAACGGGGTCAATGCCGTCGGTTTGGGCGGCAGCGGGGGAGTAGGCAGGCATGGGCTGATCCGATTCTTGTTGAAGGGAAAGCTTAGCCTGCTATCGGTTAGCAAAGATTGTGAACATTTGCTGGGTTGAGAGAAGATTCGCCGAGTTATTGCAATATCCGCTTACGTTTTAGGCGTTTATGGCGCAACCGGGGTGATGCCGACCCCTGTTGTGGTGAGGCTGGCGGCTATGGCAAACCGTTACAGCCGAACTTGAGGAAACCCGCTCGCTGCGCCAGTCGCTGGAAGTACTCATCGACGGCGGGCAAGTCCGGGCGCTCCATGGGCGTCATCAGCCAGCGGTTGACCGACAGGCCGATGACGATGTCGGCCAGGCTGAACCGTGGCCCGGCAACGTAGGCTTTGGTGGCCGCGAGTTGGTGTTCGAGGATGGTCATTTTGCGGTTCCAGTCATCAACGCCAACGGCGATCTGATGCGGGTCCTGGCACTCCGGATCCTTGCGCACTAGCGCGGTAAAGGCATAACCCCACGAGCGATTGAGCTCGGTGGCTTGCCAATCCATCCACTGCTCGACGCGCGCGCGGGCCGCCGGTTCGCCGGGCAGCAATTGCTGATTGTGATGTTTGCCGGCGAGGTAGCGGCAGATGGTGTTGGATTCCCACAACACCCCGGCGTCATCAATGATCACCGGCACCTGCGCATTCGGATTGAGCCGGGTGAACTCGGGGCTGTGGGTCGAGGCAAAACCGCTGCCCCAATCCTCGCGTTCGTAGGAAATGCCCAGCTCCTCACAGGTCCACAGGACTTTTCTGACGTTGATCGATGACGCTTTCCCAAGAATTTTCAGTGCATGTTCCATGGTGCTACTCCTTCAGCGAAACGACGCCTCGGGAATCTACCATCAAGCAGCAGGATCCGGCAGCGCTGACGCTGGCAAACCAAACGTGCGATCAAACAGCCAGTTGAAAGCGAAGGTGTAGCACGGGATGAAAATGATCAGCGCCAGGTCGAGCAAAAAGGCCTGCACCAGGCTGATGTTCATCCACCAGGCAATCAACGGGATGAGAAACACAATCAAGGTTAGTTGAAAACCCACGGCATGGCCGATGCGCCGTTTGACCGTGCGGGTGCGCGATGGCTGGCGACTTTCCCAACGCTCGAACAGCGAGGTGTAGATGAAATTCCAGGTCACGGCGATGGTGGTGATGATCACCGCCAGCGGCCCGGTGCTGCCCGGCGAAGTGCCGGAAAGCAGCGCCAGACCCAGAGCCGAGAAGGTCATGCCGATGATTTCGTACAACGACACGTAGACCAGTTTGCGTTTGACGCCTTGCATGTTTTTTTGCCTCTTTGTTGCAACTTGATGCCAGCAGCACTGGCGGATGCGGCGAAAGATAGCTTCAATGGCGCTGACAGAAAAAGTCAGCAGCTTTCAGTTTTATTGATAGGACGGCGAATGAACTTCAACAGCGACAGCATCGAATTGTTTCTCGCGGTGATCGAGCGCGGCTCGTTTTCCGCCGCCGCTCGGGCGCTGGGCAAAGTACCGTCGGCGGTGAGCATGGGCATCGGCAACCTCGAAGCCGAACTCGGTTATTCGCTGTTCGATCGCAGCCACCGCGAACCGGTGCCGACCGCCATGGCCAACGCGCTGGTGCCGCACGCGCGGCTGATCGCCGAGCAGCTCAAGCAATTGCAGGTGCACGCGGTCGAGTTGTCGTTGGGGTTGGAGAGCAAGCTGTCGATCGGCGTGGTCGCGGACCTGGATAAAAGGCGTTTGATGGCGGCGATCAAGGTGATTGCCGAGCGGCATCCGCTGCTCGATATCGAAGTGCTCAGCGCGCCGCAGGACGACGTGTTGGCGATGCTCCACAGCGGTCGCGTCAGTGTCTGTCTGGCGTTCGCCGGGTTGAGCGTGAATGGGCTCGAACGATTCCAGTTCGTCGGCAGCGAACGGATGATTGCCACGCTGGCGGCGGACAATCCGCTGTTTCAGGGCCAGGATTTGTTCCTGGAAGACTTGCTGCACTTGCGCCAGATCATCGTCGCCAGCCGCGACTTGCCGATCAGCGATACGCGGCCGCTGGTCGCGCAATCCTATTGGCGCACCGACACCCTGGCCATGGCGCTGGAGATGGTCGAGGCCGGTTTGGGCTGGGGCAATTTCCCGCTGTCGGTGGTGCAACCGCTGCTGGACGCGGGACGCCTCAAACGCTTGAGTTTTCGCAACATCGAGAATGGTTTGCTGCTGCCAGTCCACGCGGTGTGGCTAAAAAGCCAGCCACTGCAGAAAGCAGCGCTGGCGTTCGTAGGCCTGATGTCTGCCTGAAACCAAAGGCAACTCACCATTACCCCCGTGGGTAGTTGAGGAGCGGTAATAGACCGGACAGGTCAGGTGCTTTCGCGCACTTTCAGTTCGAAACCCATGTCCTGCACCGGTTTGGCCACGGTGTTGCCGGCCATCAGCGTGAGCATTTGTTCGGCGGCGCGGCGGCCGATGGCTTCGCGCGGGGTGCTGATGCTGCTCAGGCGCGGGACCATGTGCGCGGAGGCGGGCAGGTCGTTGAAGCCGAGAATCGCCACTTGCTGGGGGATTTTGATCCCGCAGCGCATCGCTTCAAGCAACGCGCCTTGGGCCAGGTCATCGTTACCAAAGAAGATCGCATCGACATCGGGATGGCTCGCCAGCAATTGCACAAACAACTCGCCGCCCAGCCCTACCGAAGAAGCACGCGGCGTCAGAACTTCCAGATCCGGGTCATACAAACCGGCCTTCTGCAGCGCCTTGCGGAAACCTTCGCCGCGCAGCAACGTGCGCTGATCGAGCTGCGCGCCAATGTAGGCCAGGCGTTTGCGACCACGCGAAAGCAAGTGCTCTGCCGCCGTTTCGCCCGCCGCCAATTGCGAGAATCCCACGCAATTCAGGCCCGCCGCCGTGTCCAGTTCCATCATGTAGACGCAGGGAATGTTGCTCGCCTCGATCATTCGCCGCGAACTTTCGGTGCGATCAAAACCGGTCAGCAGCAAGCCGCGCGGTTGATACGCCATGTAGTTGCGCAGGAGGTTTTCTTCTTCATCGCGCGAGTAGTGGAAGTTACCGATCAGCACTTCGAAGCCCTTGGGCCGCAAGACCTGATGAATCGCTTCCAGCGTGTCGATGAACAGCAGGTTGGACAGCGAAGGCACCAGCACCACCACCGAATGGCTCTGCGCCGAGGCCAGCGCGCGGGCGGCGGGGTTGACCACGTAGTTGAGGTCGAGCGCGGCTTTCTGGACTTTCTCCACCAGTTCGGTGGCCACCGTGCTG
The window above is part of the Pseudomonas prosekii genome. Proteins encoded here:
- the fadD1 gene encoding long-chain-fatty-acid--CoA ligase FadD1 is translated as MIEDFWKDKYPAGIAADINPDEYPNIQAVLKQSCQRFANKPAFSNLGKTITYGELYELSGAFAAYLQQHTDLQPGDRIAVQLPNVLQYPVAVFGAIRAGLIVVNTNPLYTAREMEHQFNDSGAKALVCLANMAHLAQTVVPKTGVKHVIVTEVADLLPPLKRLLINSVIKYVKKMVPAYHLPKAVKFNDVLSKGHGQPVAEANPDSGDVAVLQYTGGTTGVAKGAMLTHRNLVANMLQCKALMGSNLNEGCEILITPLPLYHIYAFTFHCMAMMLIGNHNILISNPRDLSAMVKELSKWKFSGFVGLNTLFVALCNNEAFRKLDFSALKVTLSGGMALQLAAAERWKAVTGCAICEGYGMTETSPVATVNPIQNIQIGTIGIPVPSTLCKVIDDAGVEQPLGEIGELCVKGPQVMKGYWQRQDATDEMLDSEGWLKTGDIAIIQPDGYMRIVDRKKDMILVSGFNVYPNELEDVLATLPGVLQCAAIGVPDEKSGEAIKIFIVAKPGVTLTKEQVMEHMRANVTGYKVPRSVEFRDALPTTNVGKILRRELRDEELKKLGLKK
- a CDS encoding CsbD family protein, yielding MSSTGDKVKGMANEAVGNVKQGVGKATDNDKLQVEGKVQEKKGEAQQAVGKAKDAVKKGVDKA
- a CDS encoding YihY/virulence factor BrkB family protein — its product is MIFPDMKRLPLHRVMVRTVKEFIDDEMSTYASALAYQMLFSLFPFILFLIALIGFLHLPDFFSWLRLQSELVLPPQALEQVNPVIDQLQQSKGGLLSIGIVIALYTASSGVRLMMSAMNAAYDVVEGRPVWKRFPLSIFYTIGIAGMLLIAAALMVLGPQVMGWIAAQVGLEDFIVTVWTIARWPVIVILMMVAVALIYYVMPDVKQEFRFITPGSVLAVVVWISASLGFAFYVKTFADYNAMYGSIGAIIVLLLYFYISAAVLLLGAEMNAVIEHMSTEGKDPGEKVPGENDQEDTKQHVSGLGRDHSLKPNTDEV
- the def gene encoding peptide deformylase, producing MIREILKMGDERLLRIAPPVPSEMFDSPELWELIDDMFQTMESVGGVGLAAPQVGVDLQLVIFGFEHSERYPDAEAVPQTILINPLITPLSPTLEEGFEGCLSVPGLRGAVQRYEHIRYEGFDPKGQPIVRIASGFHARVVQHECDHLIGRLYPSRITDFSKFGFTEVLFPELDPAADE
- a CDS encoding GNAT family N-acetyltransferase, whose protein sequence is MPDTQYALLDEPLWPLMNKFYRAHQSPMKAVRDARLWVARRGEIVAALCLRPVAGGYWLTGLFVDPACREQGIAAALIAEAVKGLDSPVWLYCHPDLRGFYERRGFTFDPQMPYAMVERLARYARSKPMIAMGLG
- the gstA gene encoding glutathione transferase GstA, producing the protein MKLYFAPQACSMAPHIVLRELDLPFELVRIDNKTKKTAAGDDFLAINPKGYVAALQLDDGQVLTEGPAILQYLADLRPEAKLAPANGSFERVRLQEWLNFVSTEIHGGLGWLFNSQFPEETKAQIKEKLFKRFKVLTATLEKQDYLLASGFSVVDAYLFTVLRWTSLFAIDLNQWPALAQFQARVEARPAVKAVLAVETA